From Riemerella anatipestifer ATCC 11845 = DSM 15868, a single genomic window includes:
- a CDS encoding TonB-dependent receptor, with protein MNLEKMRGILLLCFFSWVVGIAQTPKEKTIDTVSINENRKQAALNAPIQKIKEYTGSHLAEMLKNTPGVSIVQTGANVSKPIIEGLSSNRVLILHNGVKLLNQDWSDHHAPEVDITAYQDVKIIKGARSVRYGSGALGGVILLSPKPLSFHNGLNGSVSISGNSNDGKSIINTIVRSSIKNTWAWQIQQSYHYSGDYKTANYYVNNTGYRQLNTLGMIGYKKGIFSGELSFNRFYTEMGVFYGSLTGNIEEFSQKINDSAPEKTSAFSYNINAPKQNTTHLTLKFDSKLNFDTENFVTIDYSYQNNYRKEFDVRRLDRTSIPTQHLNLDSHLIESMWNTTYFKNLKGSIGLQYHYQENTNIPGTGVPPTIPNYLLHNYAAFFTSEYFKNSWRAELGLRYDYRKTNALGYNFLGNLYGSKRTFSNLSYNLLVEKKLAERWNYSLDFGLAWRSPEPYEMYVNGKQHGIPIFYIGKEDLESEKGFKISQKIGYLHKNLKIDVSTFLQPINGYIYSIPSGNYKYLFSGPSIIFQMVQSNAFFRGGDISLDWKISSHLRYKTNVSVVYANDAKTKDYLPMIPPLTLYQQWKWQIPSNLLNYLYITAEHQYTTQQKRYNPKQDLMPPPSAYHTFGFNIATEFYYTKQNTCFVALGISNLTNQQYKNYTDHFRYFVHAKGIDFQLKTIINF; from the coding sequence ATGAATTTAGAAAAAATGAGAGGAATACTCCTTTTATGTTTCTTTTCGTGGGTGGTAGGCATTGCCCAAACCCCAAAAGAAAAAACAATAGATACAGTTAGTATCAACGAAAATAGAAAACAAGCAGCTCTAAACGCCCCAATACAGAAAATAAAAGAATATACAGGAAGTCATCTAGCCGAAATGTTAAAAAATACTCCTGGCGTCAGCATCGTACAAACTGGTGCTAATGTTTCTAAACCAATTATAGAAGGGCTATCTAGTAATCGTGTCTTGATACTACATAATGGCGTAAAATTATTAAATCAGGACTGGTCAGATCATCATGCACCAGAGGTAGATATTACGGCTTACCAAGATGTAAAAATTATAAAAGGGGCAAGGAGCGTTCGCTATGGTAGTGGAGCTTTAGGTGGCGTTATTCTATTATCCCCTAAACCATTATCTTTTCATAATGGCTTGAATGGCTCCGTAAGTATTTCTGGAAACTCTAATGACGGGAAGTCTATTATCAATACCATTGTTAGGAGTTCTATAAAAAATACTTGGGCATGGCAAATACAACAGAGCTACCACTATTCTGGCGACTATAAAACAGCTAATTATTATGTGAACAATACAGGCTACCGACAACTTAATACTTTGGGAATGATAGGTTACAAAAAGGGCATCTTTTCTGGAGAATTAAGTTTCAACCGATTTTATACCGAAATGGGTGTCTTTTATGGTTCATTAACAGGAAATATAGAAGAGTTTAGTCAAAAAATTAACGATAGTGCCCCCGAAAAAACCAGTGCTTTTTCTTACAACATCAATGCCCCTAAACAAAATACAACTCACCTTACACTAAAGTTTGATTCAAAATTAAATTTTGATACAGAAAATTTTGTAACTATTGATTACAGCTATCAAAACAACTACCGAAAGGAATTTGATGTTAGGCGACTAGACAGAACAAGTATTCCTACTCAACATCTTAATTTAGACTCACACTTAATTGAAAGTATGTGGAATACAACTTATTTCAAAAATCTAAAAGGAAGCATTGGACTACAATATCATTATCAAGAAAACACCAATATTCCAGGAACGGGCGTCCCTCCAACTATTCCTAATTATCTTCTTCATAATTATGCAGCTTTCTTTACTTCAGAATATTTTAAAAACTCTTGGAGAGCAGAATTGGGACTAAGATATGACTACCGCAAAACAAATGCACTAGGCTATAATTTTTTAGGAAACTTATACGGTAGTAAAAGAACTTTTTCTAACCTTTCATACAATCTATTGGTAGAAAAAAAGCTGGCTGAAAGATGGAACTATTCTTTAGATTTTGGTTTAGCGTGGAGAAGTCCAGAACCTTATGAAATGTATGTAAATGGCAAGCAACACGGTATCCCTATTTTTTATATTGGCAAAGAAGATTTAGAATCTGAAAAAGGATTTAAAATATCTCAAAAAATAGGCTACCTCCACAAAAATCTCAAAATTGATGTATCTACTTTTTTACAACCAATAAATGGATATATTTACAGTATCCCTAGTGGTAACTATAAATATCTTTTTTCTGGACCCTCTATTATCTTCCAGATGGTTCAGAGTAATGCTTTTTTTAGAGGTGGGGACATTTCCCTAGACTGGAAAATATCATCTCATTTGCGTTATAAAACAAATGTATCTGTAGTCTATGCTAATGATGCTAAGACTAAAGACTATTTGCCAATGATTCCTCCTCTTACTCTTTACCAACAGTGGAAATGGCAAATACCCTCTAACCTACTCAATTATCTATACATTACTGCTGAACATCAGTACACCACACAGCAGAAAAGATACAATCCCAAACAAGATCTAATGCCACCTCCTAGTGCTTATCATACATTTGGATTTAATATTGCAACCGAATTCTACTACACCAAACAGAACACCTGTTTTGTAGCACTAGGCATTAGCAATCTTACCAACCAACAATATAAAAATTATACTGACCATTTTAGATATTTTGTTCATGCTAAAGGAATAGATTTCCAATTAAAAACCATTATTAATTTTTAA
- the secA gene encoding preprotein translocase subunit SecA, which translates to MSFLNTILKSFLGNKNEKDLKEVKKVVAKIKAVEPEVGKLSDDGLRQKTEEFQNKIKEATSKITSQVEELKEKIKTSKDVDEKEALFNKIEELKKEAYQIEEKVLTDILPEAFAVLKETARRWAQNGEIRVKANDRDRALAATKDFVVIEGDEAVWLNHWDAAGTKVQWDMVHYDVQFIGGVVLHGGKIAEMATGEGKTLVGTLPIYLNALPGRGVHVVTVNDYLARRDSAWMGPLYEFHGLSIDCIDNHQPNSDARRKAYQCNITYGTNNEFGFDYLRDNMVNSPNEMVQGELNYAIVDEVDSVLIDDARTPLIISGPVPQGDRQEFDVLKPSVDRIVDVQKKTVSAIFHEAKKLIAQGNTKEGGFKLLQAYRGLPKNRQLIKFLSETGNKALLQKVEAQYMQDNNREMPKVDKDLYFVIDEKNNQIDLTDKGVEYMSQGNSDPNFFVLQDIGTELAELEAQNLPKEEEFAKKEELFRDFAVKSERIHTLNQLLKAYTLFEKDDQYVVMDGEVKIVDEQTGRIMEGRRYSDGLHQAIEAKENVKIEAATQTFATITLQNYFRMYNKLAGMTGTAETESGEFWEIYRLDVVVIPTNRPIQRNDKHDLVYKTNREKYNAVIEEVEKLTSAGRPVLVGTTSVEISQLLSKALQLRKIPHQVLNAKLHKKEAEIVAEAGRAGVVTIATNMAGRGTDIKLSKEVKDAGGLAIIGTERHDSRRVDRQLRGRAGRQGDPGSSQFYVSLEDNLMRLFGSERIAKMMDRLGHKEGEVIQHSMITKSIERAQKKVEENNFGIRKRLLEYDDVMNKQRDVIYKRRKNALFGDHLKYDIANMIFDVSHSIVNQTKMHGDYKDFEFEVIKYFTMEAPVSEADFKNKTVKELTDVVFKKAQEDYEMKLNLLKEKSFPIIENVYQNQGNMFKMIQVPFSDGTKTMTILADLKEAYETQCDSLINDFEKNICLSIIDENWKLHLREMDDLRRSSQGAVYEQKDPLVIYKQESFHLFSEMVDKINKEIISFLYKGEIPA; encoded by the coding sequence ATGAGTTTTTTAAACACAATCCTTAAAAGTTTCCTCGGAAATAAAAATGAAAAAGACCTTAAAGAGGTAAAGAAAGTAGTTGCTAAAATAAAAGCTGTTGAACCAGAAGTAGGAAAACTTTCGGACGATGGTTTGAGACAAAAAACAGAAGAATTTCAAAATAAAATTAAAGAAGCAACTTCTAAAATAACCTCTCAAGTAGAAGAGCTTAAGGAGAAAATTAAAACCTCTAAAGATGTTGATGAAAAAGAAGCTTTATTCAACAAAATAGAAGAGCTTAAAAAAGAAGCCTATCAGATAGAAGAGAAGGTACTTACAGATATTCTTCCTGAAGCCTTTGCGGTTTTAAAAGAGACGGCACGAAGATGGGCTCAAAATGGAGAAATTAGAGTAAAAGCTAACGACAGAGATAGAGCTTTAGCGGCAACTAAAGACTTCGTTGTGATAGAAGGTGATGAGGCGGTTTGGTTAAATCATTGGGATGCTGCAGGGACTAAGGTGCAGTGGGATATGGTTCATTACGATGTTCAGTTTATAGGAGGTGTGGTGTTACACGGTGGTAAGATAGCAGAGATGGCGACTGGGGAGGGTAAAACTTTAGTAGGTACGCTACCTATTTACCTTAATGCCTTACCAGGAAGAGGTGTGCACGTGGTAACAGTAAATGACTATCTTGCGAGAAGGGATTCCGCTTGGATGGGACCATTGTACGAATTCCACGGACTTAGTATAGATTGTATTGATAACCATCAGCCTAACTCTGATGCTAGAAGAAAGGCTTATCAATGTAACATTACTTACGGAACTAATAACGAGTTTGGTTTCGACTACCTAAGAGATAATATGGTAAATTCGCCTAACGAAATGGTACAGGGTGAACTTAACTATGCTATCGTAGATGAGGTGGATTCGGTATTGATAGATGATGCTAGAACGCCTTTGATTATATCAGGTCCAGTGCCTCAGGGAGATAGACAAGAATTTGATGTACTTAAGCCTTCCGTAGATAGGATTGTAGATGTTCAGAAGAAAACGGTTTCTGCAATATTCCACGAAGCAAAAAAACTAATTGCTCAAGGAAATACTAAAGAAGGTGGGTTTAAACTTTTACAAGCGTACAGAGGTTTACCTAAAAATAGACAACTGATAAAATTCCTTTCAGAAACGGGTAATAAAGCTCTTTTACAGAAAGTAGAAGCGCAATATATGCAAGATAACAATCGTGAAATGCCAAAGGTAGATAAAGACCTTTATTTCGTGATTGATGAAAAAAATAATCAGATAGACCTTACAGACAAAGGCGTTGAATATATGTCTCAAGGAAACTCTGACCCTAATTTCTTCGTTCTACAAGATATAGGAACTGAATTGGCAGAATTAGAAGCACAAAACTTACCTAAGGAGGAAGAGTTTGCCAAGAAAGAGGAGTTATTTAGAGATTTTGCTGTAAAATCAGAGAGGATACACACGCTTAATCAACTTCTGAAGGCATACACCCTTTTTGAAAAAGACGACCAATATGTGGTGATGGACGGCGAGGTGAAGATTGTAGATGAGCAAACAGGGCGTATTATGGAAGGTCGCCGTTATTCGGACGGGTTACACCAAGCCATAGAAGCCAAAGAAAATGTAAAGATAGAAGCCGCCACTCAAACTTTCGCTACAATTACCCTTCAGAACTATTTCCGTATGTATAACAAGCTAGCGGGTATGACGGGTACTGCCGAAACAGAGTCAGGCGAATTCTGGGAAATCTATAGATTAGACGTGGTGGTTATCCCAACCAACCGTCCGATACAAAGAAATGATAAACACGATTTAGTATATAAAACCAATCGTGAAAAATATAATGCTGTAATAGAAGAAGTGGAGAAATTAACTTCAGCAGGAAGACCTGTTTTAGTAGGTACGACTTCGGTAGAAATTTCGCAACTACTTTCTAAAGCATTACAATTAAGAAAAATTCCGCACCAAGTTCTTAATGCTAAACTTCACAAAAAGGAGGCAGAGATTGTAGCCGAAGCAGGAAGGGCAGGTGTTGTAACCATAGCAACTAATATGGCTGGTCGTGGTACCGATATTAAACTAAGCAAAGAAGTAAAAGATGCTGGAGGTTTAGCCATTATTGGTACAGAAAGACACGATTCTCGCCGTGTGGATAGACAGTTGAGAGGTCGTGCAGGAAGACAGGGAGACCCAGGTAGCTCACAGTTTTATGTGTCGTTAGAGGATAATTTAATGCGTCTTTTCGGTTCAGAGAGAATTGCAAAGATGATGGATAGGCTTGGGCATAAAGAGGGCGAAGTAATACAGCACTCTATGATTACGAAGTCTATTGAAAGGGCACAGAAGAAAGTAGAAGAAAACAACTTTGGCATTCGTAAAAGGTTGTTGGAGTACGATGATGTAATGAATAAGCAGAGAGATGTGATTTATAAGAGAAGAAAGAATGCACTCTTTGGAGACCACTTAAAGTATGATATTGCTAATATGATATTTGATGTGTCTCACTCTATTGTTAATCAAACCAAGATGCACGGAGATTACAAAGATTTTGAGTTTGAAGTTATTAAATACTTTACTATGGAGGCTCCTGTATCCGAGGCTGATTTCAAAAATAAAACAGTTAAGGAACTTACCGATGTTGTCTTCAAAAAGGCTCAAGAAGATTATGAAATGAAACTTAATCTACTTAAAGAAAAGTCGTTCCCTATTATCGAAAATGTGTACCAAAATCAAGGTAATATGTTTAAGATGATACAAGTACCTTTTAGTGATGGTACTAAGACAATGACTATTCTCGCAGATCTTAAAGAAGCATACGAAACGCAGTGTGATAGTCTTATCAACGATTTTGAGAAAAACATCTGCTTATCTATTATTGATGAGAATTGGAAACTTCACCTAAGAGAAATGGACGATTTACGCCGTTCTTCCCAAGGAGCAGTTTATGAGCAGAAAGACCCATTGGTGATTTATAAACAAGAGTCTTTCCACTTGTTTAGTGAGATGGTAGATAAAATCAATAAGGAAATTATTTCTTTCCTTTATAAGGGAGAAATACCAGCATAG
- a CDS encoding DUF2795 domain-containing protein produces MYWTLELASYLSDAPWPMTKAELIDYAIRTGAPMEVVENLQAIEDEGEIYESIEEVWSDYPTDEDFLWNEDEY; encoded by the coding sequence ATGTACTGGACATTAGAATTGGCATCTTATTTAAGTGATGCCCCTTGGCCAATGACAAAAGCGGAGCTTATAGACTACGCTATTAGAACAGGTGCTCCAATGGAAGTAGTAGAAAACCTTCAGGCGATAGAAGACGAAGGCGAAATCTACGAGAGCATAGAGGAAGTATGGAGCGATTATCCTACGGACGAAGACTTCCTTTGGAACGAAGACGAATATTAA
- a CDS encoding GDP-mannose 4,6-dehydratase encodes MEKKTYLVTGGSGFIGSHLVEALLKNGHFVINVDNFDDFYNYKTKINNTLESLGITTNFDFENKNLDIKKLASLVNKGNYKFYYQDIRDKEGLEKIFKNHRPDVVIHLAALAGVRPSIERPLEYQEVNIKGTMNIWEVAKDLGICKFVIASSSSVYGNNEKIPFSEEDNVDRPISPYAATKKCVEVLGHTYHHLYGMDMVQLRFFTVYGPRQRPDLAIHKFAKIIKDNKQVPFYGDGNTARDYTFVDDIIDGIMKSIKYVEENAGVYEIFNLGESEVIPLHKMLSTIEEELGVKATLNKLPMQAGDVQKTNADIRKAQQKIGYAPTTNFQNGIKKFVEWFLRK; translated from the coding sequence ATGGAGAAGAAAACTTACCTTGTTACAGGAGGAAGCGGTTTTATTGGTTCTCATCTTGTGGAAGCTTTATTGAAAAACGGACATTTTGTCATCAATGTTGATAATTTTGATGATTTCTACAACTATAAAACAAAAATAAATAATACTCTAGAATCTTTAGGAATAACAACAAATTTTGACTTTGAAAATAAAAATTTGGATATTAAAAAGTTAGCTTCTTTGGTTAATAAAGGTAATTATAAGTTTTATTATCAGGATATTAGAGATAAAGAAGGACTAGAAAAAATCTTTAAAAATCATCGTCCCGACGTGGTGATTCACTTGGCGGCTTTGGCAGGTGTCCGTCCTTCCATAGAAAGACCTTTGGAATATCAAGAAGTAAATATTAAAGGTACGATGAATATTTGGGAAGTGGCTAAAGATTTAGGTATTTGTAAATTTGTAATAGCTTCTTCTTCTAGTGTTTACGGTAATAATGAAAAAATTCCATTTTCGGAAGAGGATAATGTGGATAGACCAATTTCGCCTTATGCAGCCACTAAAAAATGTGTGGAGGTTTTAGGGCATACTTACCATCATTTGTATGGTATGGATATGGTTCAGTTGAGGTTTTTTACAGTCTATGGTCCTAGGCAACGACCTGATTTAGCAATACATAAATTCGCTAAAATAATTAAAGATAATAAGCAAGTGCCATTTTACGGCGATGGCAATACGGCTAGAGATTATACCTTTGTTGATGATATTATTGATGGTATAATGAAATCTATAAAGTATGTAGAAGAGAATGCAGGAGTGTATGAAATTTTCAATTTAGGTGAAAGTGAGGTAATTCCTCTACATAAGATGCTGTCAACCATAGAGGAAGAGCTAGGCGTTAAGGCTACTCTTAATAAATTACCAATGCAGGCAGGAGATGTGCAAAAAACCAATGCAGATATTAGAAAGGCACAACAGAAAATAGGCTATGCACCAACTACAAACTTCCAAAATGGCATAAAAAAGTTTGTGGAATGGTTTTTGAGAAAGTAG
- the mreC gene encoding rod shape-determining protein MreC, producing the protein MGYLLRFFSKNALFVFFVFLQIVALFLIFTRNSMQQSFLAGQVASFNSWVSGYIDEGANYLKLKQINDELVEQNKALMEQVYGKNYKSVPRNIRVKDVDKNSQIYHIIDADVMSNTIIRRDNYFTINRGKNQGVQSKMGVIASNGVAGIVINSMNNYSIVQSVLSVNKMRVNAALKNTGYFGTLTWRGDDSRVMHLSDIPKYVPIKVGDTVVTDGKSDVFPAGVSIGTIAGFQVDTKTGFWDISVELGQDMGNVKKVFVVKNLQKVELQQVQDSLNAVIKKDDK; encoded by the coding sequence ATGGGATATCTGCTGAGGTTTTTTTCTAAAAATGCTTTATTTGTATTTTTTGTTTTTTTACAAATAGTAGCCTTATTTCTTATTTTTACTCGGAATTCTATGCAACAATCCTTTTTAGCAGGACAGGTGGCATCGTTTAATTCTTGGGTTTCAGGATATATAGATGAAGGAGCCAACTATTTAAAACTTAAACAAATAAATGATGAATTAGTAGAGCAGAATAAAGCTTTAATGGAGCAGGTATATGGTAAAAACTACAAGAGTGTCCCTAGAAATATCAGGGTGAAAGATGTGGATAAAAATTCACAGATTTATCATATTATTGATGCTGATGTGATGAGCAACACCATCATTAGAAGAGATAATTATTTCACTATCAATAGAGGAAAAAATCAAGGAGTGCAGTCTAAAATGGGCGTTATCGCCTCAAATGGAGTAGCAGGTATTGTAATTAACAGTATGAATAATTACTCTATTGTACAGTCTGTGCTTAGTGTGAACAAAATGAGGGTGAATGCGGCTCTTAAAAATACGGGTTATTTCGGAACTCTTACTTGGAGAGGAGATGACTCTAGAGTGATGCATTTATCAGATATTCCGAAGTATGTGCCTATAAAAGTGGGAGATACGGTGGTGACTGATGGAAAGTCTGATGTTTTCCCAGCAGGTGTGTCTATTGGAACTATAGCAGGTTTTCAGGTAGATACTAAAACGGGATTCTGGGATATAAGCGTAGAGCTTGGTCAGGATATGGGGAATGTTAAAAAAGTATTTGTTGTAAAAAATCTACAAAAAGTGGAATTACAACAAGTGCAGGATAGTTTAAACGCTGTGATAAAGAAAGATGATAAGTAG
- the der gene encoding ribosome biogenesis GTPase Der, with protein sequence MSNIVAIVGRPNVGKSTLFNRLLERREAIVDSVAGVTRDRHYGKSEWNGVEFTVIDTGGYDVGTDDIFEEEIRHQVQLAVDEATSIIFMLNVEEGLTDTDQEIHELLRRSNKPIYIVVNKVDSAKEELPATEFYQLGIEKYYTLSSATGSGTGDLLDAVVADFPTTEYKDPFDGLPRITIAGRPNVGKSTLTNALLDNKRNIVTDIAGTTRDSIETIYNKFGHEFVLVDTAGMRKKSKVSENLEFYSVMRSVRAIEHSDVVVIMVDATQGWESQDMNIFGIAQKNRKGIVILVNKWDLVEKETNTMRDFENNIKKRIGQFSDVPILFISALTKQRILKAVEVAMEVYENRKKKIKTSKLNEVMLPVFEHTPPPAIKGKYIKIKYCVQLPTPSPQFVFFCNLPQYVKEPYKRFTENQLRKEFGFTGAPIEVYFRQK encoded by the coding sequence ATGTCGAATATTGTAGCCATAGTGGGGCGTCCTAATGTAGGAAAATCCACTTTATTCAATAGGCTTCTAGAAAGGAGAGAAGCTATAGTAGATTCTGTAGCGGGAGTTACAAGAGACCGCCATTACGGTAAATCCGAATGGAACGGAGTAGAATTTACCGTAATAGATACAGGAGGATATGATGTAGGCACTGATGATATTTTTGAGGAAGAAATTCGTCATCAGGTACAATTAGCAGTAGATGAAGCGACTTCTATTATATTTATGCTCAATGTGGAAGAAGGTTTAACGGATACCGACCAAGAAATTCATGAGCTGTTAAGAAGGTCTAATAAGCCTATTTATATTGTAGTAAACAAGGTGGATTCGGCTAAGGAAGAATTACCAGCAACGGAATTTTATCAGTTGGGTATAGAAAAATATTACACACTTTCTTCTGCTACAGGTTCTGGTACAGGAGATTTGTTAGATGCGGTGGTGGCTGATTTCCCAACAACTGAATACAAAGACCCTTTTGACGGCTTGCCTAGAATTACCATTGCAGGGCGTCCTAACGTAGGGAAATCTACGCTTACCAATGCTTTATTAGACAATAAAAGAAATATTGTAACAGATATTGCGGGGACAACAAGGGATAGTATAGAAACCATCTACAATAAATTCGGACACGAGTTTGTGTTGGTAGATACGGCGGGTATGCGTAAAAAGTCCAAAGTGAGCGAAAACTTGGAGTTCTATTCTGTAATGCGTTCTGTTAGAGCGATTGAGCATTCCGATGTGGTAGTCATTATGGTAGATGCAACACAAGGTTGGGAGTCTCAGGATATGAATATTTTTGGTATCGCACAGAAAAATAGAAAAGGCATTGTGATTTTGGTTAATAAATGGGATTTGGTGGAGAAAGAAACCAACACAATGAGAGATTTTGAGAATAATATCAAAAAAAGAATTGGTCAGTTTAGTGATGTGCCTATTTTGTTTATTTCTGCTCTTACCAAGCAAAGGATTTTGAAAGCGGTAGAAGTAGCTATGGAAGTCTATGAAAATCGTAAAAAGAAAATCAAAACTTCTAAGCTCAATGAGGTAATGCTACCTGTGTTTGAACATACGCCGCCTCCAGCTATTAAAGGTAAATACATTAAAATTAAATATTGTGTGCAACTTCCTACACCATCACCACAGTTTGTGTTTTTCTGTAATTTACCACAGTATGTTAAGGAGCCATACAAACGCTTTACGGAAAATCAGTTGCGTAAGGAGTTTGGTTTCACAGGGGCACCTATAGAAGTTTATTTCCGACAAAAATAA
- a CDS encoding rod shape-determining protein MreD, giving the protein MISRNIFTDILFSVILVTAQIFLFNKISIAGAYTPVVYPVLIMFYPFYRNLYVFLMVGFLLGLGIDAFLGTWGINALAMTIIAYFRTLIFKTSIDNEATDSFSFQNIQWTQFLMYIFFSILIHQLLVQFIEFFKLNRILEISLNVLITSVISFVFILLYVLIFKIKQKV; this is encoded by the coding sequence ATGATAAGTAGAAATATTTTTACAGATATACTGTTTTCGGTTATCCTAGTAACAGCTCAGATATTTTTGTTTAATAAAATCTCTATAGCGGGGGCTTATACTCCTGTGGTTTACCCTGTACTTATTATGTTTTATCCATTCTATCGAAACCTTTATGTATTTCTAATGGTAGGTTTTCTTTTAGGGTTAGGAATAGATGCTTTTTTAGGAACATGGGGTATCAATGCTTTGGCGATGACGATTATCGCTTATTTTAGAACGCTTATTTTCAAAACCTCAATAGATAACGAGGCTACAGATAGTTTTTCATTTCAAAATATACAGTGGACACAATTTTTAATGTATATTTTCTTTAGTATATTGATACATCAGCTATTGGTACAGTTTATAGAGTTTTTTAAACTGAACAGAATTTTAGAAATATCCCTTAATGTTTTAATAACTTCGGTTATTTCATTTGTGTTTATTTTGCTGTATGTTTTAATATTTAAAATCAAGCAAAAAGTTTGA
- a CDS encoding ROK family protein, with amino-acid sequence MTVSDLSSRMALGIDIGGTDTKFGLVNHRGEILGKGRIKTDYDEIDDFINALYKEIEPILEQHNAKSQLEGIGIGAPNGNYYKGTIENAPNLKWKGIVPLAEKMTAKFGVQCKVTNDANAAAYGEMMFGAARGMKDFIMITLGTGVGSGVIANGQLVYGHDGFAGELGHTIVKPGGRKHWSTGSEGSLEAYASATGIAITAKKMRAEFPESILNNYPEEQINAKTVHECALAGDPTAIEVFRYTGQKLGEALANFVMFSSPEAILLFGGVIKAGDFILKPTRMHMERNLLPIFRGKVKLVFSELDEADAAILGASSLVWEK; translated from the coding sequence ATGACAGTTTCGGATTTGTCTAGCCGTATGGCTTTGGGAATAGATATAGGAGGTACTGATACTAAGTTTGGTTTAGTAAATCATAGAGGAGAAATCCTAGGAAAGGGTAGAATAAAAACAGACTATGATGAGATAGATGATTTTATAAACGCTCTTTATAAAGAAATAGAACCTATACTAGAACAGCATAATGCTAAAAGCCAATTAGAAGGTATAGGCATAGGAGCGCCTAATGGCAACTACTATAAAGGCACCATAGAAAATGCCCCCAACCTTAAATGGAAAGGGATAGTGCCTTTGGCAGAGAAAATGACAGCAAAGTTTGGTGTGCAGTGTAAGGTAACCAACGATGCTAATGCAGCAGCTTATGGCGAAATGATGTTTGGGGCCGCAAGAGGGATGAAAGATTTTATCATGATAACTCTAGGCACTGGGGTCGGGAGTGGAGTTATTGCTAACGGTCAGCTAGTGTACGGTCACGATGGTTTTGCGGGGGAACTAGGGCATACCATCGTAAAGCCAGGGGGAAGAAAGCACTGGAGCACAGGCTCGGAAGGGAGCTTAGAGGCTTACGCATCTGCAACAGGCATTGCGATAACGGCTAAAAAGATGAGGGCGGAGTTTCCAGAATCTATACTTAATAACTACCCAGAAGAACAGATTAACGCTAAAACAGTACACGAGTGTGCTTTGGCAGGAGACCCTACGGCAATAGAAGTTTTTAGATATACGGGGCAAAAGTTGGGGGAAGCATTGGCTAATTTTGTAATGTTCTCTTCTCCGGAGGCTATTTTATTATTTGGTGGGGTTATAAAGGCAGGAGATTTTATCTTAAAACCAACAAGGATGCATATGGAGAGAAATTTGTTACCTATATTTAGAGGTAAAGTAAAATTAGTTTTTAGCGAACTAGACGAAGCAGATGCAGCGATATTAGGTGCGAGTTCTCTAGTTTGGGAGAAGTAG